The Desulfuromonadales bacterium genome includes a region encoding these proteins:
- the pheS gene encoding phenylalanine--tRNA ligase subunit alpha, with amino-acid sequence MKDRLEEMLLAAGAAMTEANSENALQDVRVRFLGKKGELTTIMKEMGRLSPEDRPVLGALANRVKEELEALFALRLQSIREAEIARRLASERIDVTLPGRSFFVGTRHPITLVAEEISEIFTSLGFGIEEGPEVEKDFYNFEALNMPKDHPARDMQDTFYISDDVVLRTHTSPVQIRTMLRQAPPVRVIAPGTVYRRDSDITHSPMFHQIEGFLVDRHVTFGDLKGILTTFVTQMFGKNVGVRFRPSFFPFTEPSAEVDIQCVICGGAGCRVCKNSGWLEILGSGMIDPEVFRAVNYDPEVYSGFAFGMGLERIAMLKYGVNDLRLFFENDLRFLRQF; translated from the coding sequence ATGAAGGATAGACTGGAAGAGATGTTGCTGGCGGCAGGCGCCGCCATGACCGAGGCCAATTCGGAGAACGCCCTGCAGGATGTGCGGGTGAGATTTCTTGGCAAGAAGGGGGAGTTGACCACCATCATGAAGGAGATGGGCCGGCTCTCCCCGGAGGATCGCCCGGTCCTCGGCGCCCTGGCCAACCGGGTCAAGGAAGAGCTGGAAGCGCTCTTTGCCTTGCGCCTGCAGAGCATCCGCGAAGCCGAGATCGCCCGCCGGCTGGCCAGTGAACGTATCGATGTCACGCTACCCGGCCGCAGTTTTTTTGTTGGTACCCGGCATCCGATCACGCTGGTGGCCGAAGAGATCAGCGAAATATTTACCTCCCTCGGGTTCGGCATCGAGGAAGGACCGGAAGTAGAAAAAGATTTCTACAATTTCGAGGCCCTCAACATGCCCAAGGATCACCCGGCGAGGGACATGCAGGATACGTTCTACATCAGCGACGATGTCGTGCTGCGGACGCATACCTCCCCGGTACAGATTCGCACCATGCTGCGCCAGGCGCCGCCGGTGCGGGTGATTGCTCCCGGTACGGTGTACCGCCGCGACTCCGACATCACCCATAGCCCGATGTTTCACCAGATTGAAGGGTTTCTTGTCGATCGCCATGTCACCTTCGGAGACCTCAAGGGGATTCTCACCACTTTTGTCACGCAGATGTTCGGCAAAAACGTCGGGGTTCGTTTCCGCCCCTCGTTTTTCCCTTTCACCGAACCTTCCGCCGAGGTCGATATCCAGTGCGTCATCTGTGGCGGCGCTGGTTGCCGGGTCTGCAAGAATTCGGGCTGGCTCGAAATCCTGGGCAGCGGAATGATCGATCCCGAAGTCTTCCGGGCCGTCAATTACGACCCGGAAGTCTATAGTGGTTTTGCCTTCGGCATGGGGCTGGAACGGATCGCCATGCTCAAGTACGGGGTCAATGACCTGCGCCTCTTCTTCGAAAACGACCTGCGCTTCTTGCGGCAGTTCTGA
- the pheT gene encoding phenylalanine--tRNA ligase subunit beta, which produces MNSDSQRVSNMIVTYNWLKEFVDFNFSPEDLAHRLTMTGLEVDAMEKLGEGLDSVIVARLVSVDRHPDAERLTLCRVDTGSETVQVVCGASNHRAGDLVALAQVGSVLPGDFKIKKSKIRGVESMGMLCSEKELGLAEESAGIMILSAGLSLGQPVFAALGLKDVRFELGLTPNRPDCLSVVGVAREVSAMAGNPLRLPAGQVAETGPAIASQTSITVTEPGLCPRYAARLIRGVTIGPSPDWLVSRLEAVGMRSINNVVDVTNYVLMELGHPLHAFDFGLLRGGCIVVKRAGKGETFTTLDGQSRPLDDRDLVICDAEGPVALAGIMGGENSEIRPDTVDILLESAYFNPTSIRRSSKRLGLHTESSHRFERGADVNMVPVALDRAASLILEVAGGTAAKGRIDVYPQPLVERRLAISARKTAEILGLELDILEIRRLLQSIGLAAEFAEHREATLYVSIPAFRPDLEREIDLIEEVARLNGYDKIPVTMPAGRIVCHRPGNRQRHARQLRDAMVAAGFSEVINYSFTTPSAWDKIALPGDDSRRETVKVLNPLTEEQSVMRTTLVPSLLETVSRNLAYRSRDLRLFELRPVFLPQAGEELPQERLRLTAVICGRRAPEGWAQGNEAVDFFDLKGVLEALLERFRIDRISWDSSLSEPFLHPGKSCTLTSGKAVLGTIGEVHPEVLGNFDIECPVYLLDLDLQAFFAEGGLRRSFCSPSRFPDVYRDTALLLDEEVSARQVFDLLGRVKAKEVEDVVLFDLYRGKGIPAGKKSLAIRIRYRSAEKTLTDEEIGVLHGRIIETLCKSLGAEIR; this is translated from the coding sequence ATGAATTCCGACTCCCAAAGGGTTTCCAACATGATCGTCACCTACAACTGGCTGAAAGAATTTGTTGATTTCAACTTTTCGCCGGAAGATCTTGCCCATCGGCTGACCATGACCGGCCTCGAAGTCGACGCCATGGAGAAGCTCGGTGAAGGCCTCGACTCTGTCATCGTCGCCCGCCTGGTTTCGGTCGACCGCCATCCCGATGCCGAGCGCCTCACCCTCTGCCGGGTCGACACCGGCAGCGAGACGGTCCAGGTCGTCTGCGGCGCCTCCAATCACCGGGCCGGCGATCTGGTCGCCCTGGCGCAGGTCGGTTCTGTTCTGCCAGGTGATTTCAAGATCAAAAAATCGAAGATCCGCGGCGTCGAATCGATGGGCATGCTCTGCTCGGAAAAGGAACTTGGCCTCGCCGAGGAGTCGGCGGGGATCATGATCCTGTCTGCGGGGCTTTCCCTTGGTCAGCCGGTTTTTGCGGCTCTCGGTCTCAAGGATGTCCGTTTCGAACTTGGTCTGACGCCTAACCGTCCCGACTGCCTCAGCGTCGTCGGCGTGGCCCGCGAAGTTTCCGCCATGGCCGGCAACCCTCTGCGTCTGCCCGCTGGGCAGGTTGCCGAAACGGGCCCGGCCATCGCCAGCCAGACCTCCATCACGGTCACCGAGCCCGGGCTTTGCCCGCGGTACGCTGCCCGGCTGATCCGTGGCGTCACTATCGGTCCGTCCCCCGACTGGCTGGTGAGCCGCCTGGAAGCGGTCGGCATGCGCTCCATCAACAATGTCGTCGATGTCACGAACTATGTGCTGATGGAGTTGGGGCATCCGCTTCACGCCTTCGACTTCGGTCTGCTGCGCGGCGGCTGCATTGTCGTCAAGCGAGCCGGGAAGGGGGAGACGTTCACGACTCTCGACGGGCAGTCGCGGCCCCTCGATGATCGCGATCTGGTGATCTGCGATGCCGAAGGTCCGGTGGCCCTGGCCGGCATCATGGGCGGAGAGAATTCGGAAATTCGGCCGGATACCGTCGACATCCTGCTGGAGAGCGCCTACTTCAACCCGACGAGCATTCGTCGCAGCAGCAAGCGTCTCGGTCTGCATACCGAATCGTCGCACCGTTTCGAGCGTGGGGCGGATGTGAACATGGTCCCCGTGGCCCTTGACCGGGCCGCTTCGCTTATCCTCGAAGTAGCCGGCGGCACGGCGGCGAAAGGTCGCATCGATGTCTACCCGCAGCCCCTTGTCGAGCGTCGACTCGCCATTTCCGCTCGCAAGACGGCGGAAATTCTCGGGCTTGAACTCGACATCCTGGAAATCCGGCGCCTGCTGCAGTCCATCGGTCTGGCGGCCGAGTTTGCCGAGCACCGGGAGGCGACACTTTACGTTTCCATCCCCGCGTTTCGGCCCGATCTCGAGCGGGAGATCGATCTCATCGAAGAAGTCGCCCGCCTTAACGGCTATGACAAAATCCCGGTCACCATGCCTGCCGGCCGCATCGTCTGCCATCGTCCGGGAAACCGGCAGCGGCATGCCCGGCAGTTGCGCGATGCCATGGTCGCTGCCGGTTTTTCCGAAGTGATCAACTATTCTTTCACCACTCCGTCCGCCTGGGACAAGATTGCCCTGCCGGGCGACGATTCGCGACGGGAGACGGTCAAGGTACTTAACCCTCTCACCGAAGAGCAGTCGGTGATGCGGACTACGCTGGTGCCCAGCCTGCTGGAAACCGTCTCGCGCAACCTGGCTTATCGCAGTCGTGACCTGCGGCTTTTCGAACTTCGGCCGGTTTTCCTGCCGCAGGCCGGCGAAGAGTTGCCGCAGGAGCGCCTCCGGCTGACCGCCGTCATCTGCGGCCGCCGTGCACCTGAAGGGTGGGCGCAGGGGAACGAAGCCGTCGATTTCTTCGATCTTAAAGGCGTCCTGGAGGCGTTGCTTGAGCGCTTCCGGATTGACCGCATCAGTTGGGATTCCTCGCTGAGCGAGCCCTTTCTCCATCCCGGCAAGTCGTGCACCCTGACCTCCGGAAAGGCCGTACTGGGCACCATCGGTGAGGTCCATCCCGAGGTTCTCGGGAACTTCGATATCGAATGCCCGGTCTATCTGCTCGATCTCGACCTCCAGGCGTTTTTTGCCGAGGGCGGTCTGCGCCGCAGCTTCTGCTCGCCTTCGCGTTTCCCTGACGTTTACCGGGACACCGCCCTGCTGCTCGATGAAGAGGTGAGTGCCCGGCAGGTGTTCGACCTGCTGGGGCGTGTGAAGGCGAAAGAGGTGGAGGATGTCGTTCTCTTCGATCTTTATCGCGGCAAGGGGATTCCTGCCGGCAAGAAGAGCCTGGCGATCCGGATTCGTTATCGTTCGGCGGAGAAAACCCTGACCGATGAGGAGATCGGCGTCCTCCATGGCCGGATCATCGAAACGCTCTGCAAAAGCCTCGGCGCAGAAATCCGTTAA
- a CDS encoding MerR family transcriptional regulator, with protein MDVEIPDKLYFKIGEVAELTGVKPHVLRYWESEFAPFRPAKSRSQQRLYRRKDVELVLRLKDLLYNQGFTIAGAKKKLREPPAAVLQDQLTLPLMPSPERLLLDEVRRDLRRLRKSLNVTSESE; from the coding sequence ATGGACGTCGAGATTCCCGACAAGCTCTATTTCAAGATCGGCGAAGTAGCCGAATTGACGGGCGTCAAGCCTCACGTCCTGCGTTATTGGGAATCGGAATTCGCACCTTTTCGTCCCGCCAAAAGTCGGAGCCAGCAGCGTCTTTACCGCCGCAAGGACGTTGAACTGGTGCTGCGCCTCAAGGATCTCCTGTACAACCAGGGTTTCACCATTGCCGGGGCGAAGAAAAAGTTGCGCGAACCCCCGGCTGCCGTCCTGCAAGACCAGTTGACTCTCCCTCTGATGCCCAGCCCTGAGCGCCTGCTTCTCGATGAGGTGCGCCGCGATCTGCGGCGGCTCAGAAAGTCGTTGAACGTCACTTCCGAATCGGAATAA
- a CDS encoding integration host factor subunit alpha — translation MTKADLIENVYLKTGFSKKESAEIVETVFELIKTTLEQGEKIKIAGFGNFVVKEKSTRRGRNPQTGDEIEITSRRILTFKPSQVLKSSINGGEE, via the coding sequence ATGACGAAGGCGGACTTGATCGAGAATGTGTACCTGAAGACCGGTTTTTCCAAAAAGGAATCCGCCGAAATTGTCGAAACGGTCTTCGAGTTGATCAAGACAACGCTGGAGCAGGGTGAGAAGATAAAAATCGCCGGCTTCGGCAATTTTGTGGTCAAGGAAAAGTCTACCCGCCGTGGCCGCAACCCCCAGACGGGAGATGAAATCGAGATTACTTCTCGCCGGATACTGACCTTCAAACCGAGTCAGGTTCTGAAGTCCTCCATCAACGGAGGGGAGGAGTAG
- the rpmI gene encoding 50S ribosomal protein L35, translating to MPKIKTNRGAAKRFRKTGTGKIRRNKAFTSHILTKKTTKRKRDLRQSTLVAAVDEKNISRLIPYL from the coding sequence ATGCCCAAGATTAAAACCAATCGCGGCGCCGCCAAGCGTTTTCGCAAAACCGGCACCGGCAAAATCCGCCGCAACAAGGCTTTTACCAGCCACATTCTGACCAAGAAAACCACCAAGCGCAAACGCGATCTGCGTCAGTCGACTCTGGTCGCCGCAGTCGATGAAAAGAATATCAGCCGTCTGATCCCCTACCTTTAA
- the surE gene encoding 5'/3'-nucleotidase SurE, whose protein sequence is MLILVTNDDGIYSPGLVALAERLTSIARVVVVAPDRERSAAGHSLTLHSPLRAEEVRPGFFAVDGTPTDCVNLGVHGLLAERPSLVVSGINKGGNMGDDITYSGTVSAAMEATLMGVPAFAVSLVGSSFSTADFAVAAEFSRCLARRIFERSLPPDTFLNVNVPPGNPAGVVLTRQGKRNYSDVIVAKTDPRGRLYYWIGGGELGFENVPGTDFHAVHGGAISVTPLHLDLTNYRSFETLASWRLDDLGIGSSAEHEEGNGR, encoded by the coding sequence TTGCTGATTCTGGTCACCAACGACGACGGCATCTATTCTCCCGGCCTGGTGGCCCTCGCCGAACGATTGACCAGCATCGCCCGCGTGGTGGTGGTGGCTCCGGATCGAGAAAGAAGCGCCGCCGGCCATTCGCTGACCCTTCACTCCCCCCTGCGGGCCGAAGAAGTCAGGCCCGGTTTCTTTGCTGTCGACGGTACCCCGACCGACTGCGTCAACCTAGGCGTCCACGGTCTCCTCGCCGAGCGTCCATCCCTGGTCGTTTCGGGCATCAACAAGGGGGGGAACATGGGGGACGACATTACCTATTCCGGGACCGTCTCCGCCGCCATGGAGGCAACCCTCATGGGCGTTCCCGCCTTCGCCGTCTCCCTGGTCGGGAGTTCCTTCTCCACTGCCGATTTCGCCGTTGCCGCCGAATTCTCCCGCTGTCTGGCCCGCCGGATATTTGAACGCAGCTTGCCTCCCGATACCTTCCTGAATGTCAACGTGCCGCCTGGCAATCCCGCCGGCGTGGTGTTGACCCGACAGGGAAAGCGCAACTACAGCGACGTGATCGTGGCGAAGACCGATCCGCGGGGGCGTCTTTATTACTGGATCGGCGGCGGGGAACTGGGTTTCGAAAACGTGCCGGGGACCGATTTTCACGCAGTCCATGGCGGCGCCATTTCGGTTACCCCGTTGCATCTGGATCTGACCAATTACCGTTCCTTCGAAACGCTGGCCTCCTGGCGGCTGGACGACCTGGGTATCGGTTCATCTGCTGAACATGAAGAGGGGAACGGAAGATGA
- the rplT gene encoding 50S ribosomal protein L20, with amino-acid sequence MPRAKRGFKARRRRNKVLKLAKGFRGARSKLFRSATEAVDRALNYAFRDRKVKKRDFRALWIARINAASRDNGLSYSRLVFGLKKAEIGLDRKILAQLAVADPAGFSAVVEKAKAQLQ; translated from the coding sequence ATGCCGAGAGCAAAAAGAGGATTCAAAGCGAGACGCAGAAGAAACAAGGTCCTGAAGCTGGCCAAAGGTTTCCGTGGTGCCCGCAGCAAGCTGTTCCGCAGTGCCACCGAGGCGGTGGACCGGGCGCTGAACTACGCTTTTCGCGACCGCAAGGTCAAGAAACGGGATTTCCGGGCGCTCTGGATTGCCCGAATCAATGCCGCATCGCGTGACAACGGGCTTTCTTACAGCCGCCTGGTGTTCGGTCTGAAAAAGGCCGAGATCGGGCTGGACCGCAAAATCCTGGCCCAGCTGGCCGTTGCCGACCCTGCCGGCTTCAGTGCGGTGGTCGAAAAGGCCAAGGCCCAGCTGCAGTAA